aatgGAGCAGGCCGAGCTCCAGGAAGTGAAGAAGACACTGGAGGAACTGACGGAGACGCGGGAGACGCAGAAGAAGGCGGAGGAGGAAAAGAGGAAGAAGCTGGAGGAAGAGCTGAAGCAGTTAAAGGCTGACCATCAGCTTGCTGTGCATGAACTCTCAACCCTCCAGCGCCACGCTGCTTCTCCGACCTGTCAAACTCCAGGCAAGACACAACCCAGTCTCCACACCGTAGCTCCTCCAGTTCAGCCGAAGAAGTCACACAGACCCTACACAGGACGATCTAAGAACAATGTTCCATATGATACCATCAATGCCAAGACTGATCTGCTCGCATCAGGGGACAATTTGATCAAGGCCAAGGTTACAACTGCAAAGAAGAACATAATCAAGAATGTGACAAACTATTGTAAGCAGGGTCGAATTGCTGCCATGAAACCAATCCGAGGAACCAAGCTTGTTTCTGTTACAAAGCAGACCCGGAAAATGCGTTAGTAAACTCAGACTAATATAACCACGAGTGTATGTGCGTTACTTGCATGGCAATTGTTAATTGTTGTAAACTATTGTCTAGTAATTTTTATCAGGAAGAATATATTTCATTGCTGAAGAAAAACCGCGTTTCGTTATTTCTGTGTGAGTTAGAAAGGTTATGGTacggtctggtacggaactgatattttatcaatctcactgtgcgttacagaactacacttAATAAGCGCAAAGAACACATAACAGGTATAACCAGTCAGCCAAATGCATTGTGACTGATTTTACGACTTgtcaaacaggggcagtctgtgatttcttagCCCAAACGTCGATATAAAATATAGAATTATTATAATAACTGAGTTATTAAGATTTAAAATTAACATTCATTTGTAAATGCCATTTCAACGggaaattggaattcagtgttgCCAGTGTTgcttgtggtgtctattttcttTTTCGGATCGGTAGGCCATTGTCTGAAttggttaatgagactcatgttcCGGTATGTCATCTCATGGATCACTTAGTTCTACTTTACTTTATCAGCATATATAGAACTGGCACATGTTTTGCATGAGACAGCACATGTTATACTAGGCTACATtccaatgagtgagtatggttttactctgcCTTTCgttgtattccagcaatattaccacAGGGaccacaagaaatgggcttcacacattgtaaccttatggggaatcgaacccgtgtcttcagcgtgacgagcgattaTTTTAACAACTTGACTACCCATGACACCCCTACATACACaaagagtgtgtgagtatggctatacgcggcttttagcaatagtccaacacaatcacggctggggacaccagcacggaaattaccgatggtttgcgactgaaaatcgatggaagggagataactctaaatctgtttaccttgtgtcgtctgcaaaatggtgattcgcctcgcattcaacagaggtgcttcaaacagtttaaaattaaaacttatgtgttcggtaagataaatacgttgttcactggtccctcggggtccatatGGGCTCATAAACCcacgaggtttgtttatgtaacacacacaaacctcgagggtacatgagcccatggacccctcgtgaccagtgaacaacttatatagTTGCAGTATTAAAGTTATTATTCTTACGTCAGCTATCATTTGTAATGGCGCTATGTCTAAATTCAAAATAGGCAATTAAGGAGTGCCCTTCGTAATGCAATATCAATGCACACTCATTTTCATGAAGCCATGGTCTGTAAGTCGCTAAATTAGACTTGAGGAGAGAACGCACTGCTCATTtttgcactaatctctcctcagtgAAGTCCCGTTTCTAAGGTTCTCCCAACCAATGAGACTGTAGTTAGGCTTAGACTTAGAACttagtttaacagatatttcacacggTCCCATATTAACTACATAAGCTGTagatataaatgtgaaaaatcagggtttttttctatttctaaCAGTACCTTAGGCTACTTCTCGAGAGACTAAACAAGTTTGTGGTCTTTGAATACATTTAGAAGTGCTCCACATAACGAAGGGGGTTTATGGATGTCAGGTTCTGTGTTACGTGGGACACAACTTTTCGGACTGTATCCTTACCCCATCATCGCGGAAACAcaatttcacctcaccttaccatgtgatattttgtttcatcCTTAAGCAAAGATTAAATGACATATTTTCACAGATCTGACACTGTCAAATAATATCTTCAAGATTTGTCACTATGCAAATATAAAGTCATTACTTGTTCCTGAAAAATATGTATCCGAACTACAGTATAGGAGAGATTTCTGTAAATTCCGAATATCACTAGACAATTTTAATGTTAAAAATCTCAGAaagaaaaatatacatgataaaaataacagatACCTCCCTATGATCTCAACTGTGTACAGAGATGAACAACACATGAAAATCCTGTTAAACTCaagatatataaatataatatctGTTCAATATTCTTGGAAGATTTTAGACGGTAATAGATCTATATgtatctatatttatatttacacgTGACTGCGCAGTGTAAAAATATAACACAACTGCCCTATAGGTCATATGTCCTGAAATACTGAGTAAACTTCTGTCTGGTATTTTTTATCAATCTTTCTGTGTTGTCGAGGGGAGTATAAACGGCTTGACTGTCAAAGTCCTGTTTCTATTTTGGTGTGACAGATGATAGGCGACTGCTCTAATTACAAGCTATCGAGATAACGTTAATTGAACTAGACGTATTGTTAACGAGGTAAAAAGATATTATAGATATGTAGACCGAATTCTCTTGGCTGTCTTTCCACGAACATATTCTACACGAAGCTGTTTCTCGACGCCAACCATTGACAAGATCCGATGAACGTAAAGCTGCTGCTGACCTATGCTATACTGTACAATAACAGTCGCTTTGTTTAATGGAGCATTGCCCTGAGGTCTGTGTCTGTTGCATATTCAAGCACTGTATTCCAGCATTTCGGGTGACGCAtcttgttttgtctgttttttgttttacgccggactatcccagctttatggcggcagtctgtaaataatccaacagcatgaccatcggtcaacgcagttgggatacgatgacatgtcagccaagtcagcgagcgtgacctcccgatcccagtagtcgccccttacaacaagcatcggttgctggagaccaattATAAGATCTTCACGGTTCTTATTGTTTCACGGTTGCGGGAAATTGGTAGATGTAATTGTTCTATGATACAACAACTGTGTGTTTTGCTCATTGGGGTCCGtataaaaaaagttacaaagaaTGTATTATAATACTAACTTAAATATTCTTGAACTTATTTTTTCAAACTACCTTTTCATTGGTGTGATATCAAATCATTTCATAATATGGAAACCTATTTCATCTTGGGATATTTAATTCCGACGAAGAAATTTCTTATCAATAACAACTAAACTCTTGTAGAAATCACATGTAACAGATGTGaggagattacactttcttgcaGAGAATTCTGTTTCCTTTGAGGGCAACATGCACTAAACCGTCAGTTAACAAGGCCAGTGCTACAACTCCATTCAGCTCTTGCGGCAGtaaccttcagcaacccatgcttgccataaaaggcgactatgcttgtcgtaagaggcgactaacgggactgggtggtcaggctcgctgacttggttgacacatgtcatcggttcccaattgcgcagatcgatgctcatgttctcatgatcatcgatctctggattgtctggtcgattatttacagacagatatgtacaatattgctgaatgcggcgtaaaactaaactcactcactcgcagcAGTATAATGAAATTTCTGTTCATGGTGCTTCCAGGGTCTCATGTCATGTCTCATTGTGGCTTtatgaaaagtgagtgagtgtatgaaaGCTTAACCCCAAGCAGCgttctaataaataataaaagtgagtgaatgagcgttTAACCTCAAACAGTGTTCTAATGTAATTTATGGCTCTATAAAGATTGAGTGAGCGAAGGAAAGTTTAACTTCCAAATAGTGTTCTAATATCATTTTTGGTTctttaaagagtgagtgagtgaaggtttAAACCTAAACACTGTTCTAATTTGAATTTCAATCATTTGTGGCTTGAATGAAAAGTTCGTTTTTGCATTCTTTCAAACACTCGACATGTATGTATGCAGAGCCTTGTAATGGCGGCTGTTGACTGGGAGAGTGAGTGTGGCtttacgccccttttagcaatatcagaaaTGGTCACCTCGTAAAGAAAGCTAAGAGTTGTCGATATAGACGTTATGGATAACACCTTCTTTTCTCGTGAAagtgacgtttcgatacagattgtTGTACAGCTTTTCTCGTGAAagtgacgtttcgatacagattgtTGTACAGCTTTTCTCGTGAAagtgacgtttcgatacagattgtTGTACAGCTTTTCTCGTGAAagtgacgtttcgatacagattgtTGTACAGCTTTTCTCGTGAAagtgacgtttcgatacagattgtTGTACAGCTTTTCTCGTGAAagtgacgtttcgatacagattgtTGTACAGCTTCCTAGCAGAAACAACCCTTACGACTAAAGTTGCAGCAACCTCCTGACTTATGCAGGATCTCACTGCATCATTCTCCTTCGAacggtttgagtgagtgagtgggtttggttttatgccgcttttagcaatattccagtaacatcacgacaggggacaccagaaattaacTTCAAACTCAACGGTTAGAAATACACGAACATATATAAATGAAGATATTCCGTTGCATATAAATGAATATAATCTTGTATGTATAAATGAATATAATTggttatacataaatatatgaattgtaaacGGTTGAAATAGTTTATTCGCACATTTGATTTATCATTGGTGTTGCATGCTTGACAATGACGACACATAGACGACACTAAGCAGTTGAAGAAAACTGGGAATGATGTTCCATGTGTGAACCAACGCTTGTTCCAATTCAGCATAGTGAATGGCTTATTCTGGCTTTGACGTAAACGTCGCTCCACTCATCCTAAGCAAGCTCAAAAGGGAACGGGTCCGGAGAAACAACTGACAAAGCAAGTACAGGAGTGTTCTCGCTCAGGAAACCATTCACAGCACAAACGACATGTGAACGGGCATTACAAAGCTGAAGCGTGAAGTTATATGAAGTTATCTCCTCATGAGACTCAATAATCTAGTCTCTGTATCGCAGTCAGATTGCCACCCGACAACAGTAAGTTGTGTCGGATCCTGAGATGTGTTGCTACGTCATACCATGGACTTTCGCGACCTGTCGAAACTGTCGACGTTGAACAACGCACGCGTCAGTATACCGTTCAGCATCGCAGCCGGCACACCTTTGCCCTGCCATCTCTGAGCTGTCCAGAAGAAATCTCGACTCGTCAGTGAACAAAACACCACCTCACTCCTGTCTGATGTGAGGTAAATGCTGTCTGCACCATGGGCCAGATGTTGTGCTCCCTCAGTCGCTTCCGTACAGTTCAGGAACTGATTAGACGTAAGCCAGGAGTGGTCCGAGGAGTCAAACTGACAGTCTGGAATCAGCTCCTTAGATGTGTCAGCGGTTGTCTAGCTAACGCAACATCACGTGTGGATGGCCGGTCCGAGGCAAATTTCTCGTGTTGTCGAATAGGCAACAGACAAAAGAGTCGTTCAAAACCTGATTGTGTGAATTAGAACTGTTTCACTGCCATTTTATGTTGAAAACGTCTCCATAGAAATGAGATCGTGTTTCCATGGACACCAAAATCTCTGGCCACTTCATTTTGGGCCATTTCGATATCCagctagtctgtcgtacagaccctgaagcaaatgtatccaagaaagcccatgcaagtctagaaatgtgacaagtctagattctcctagcttctgaaaatgaagaaagtttcagggctccatttcattatattattttttaactaggaacatttttcaatgaaatatgttcatttcagagactagttatCTAGTCTCCAGCATACCAACTGCGCCAAGACGTTGATTTTCTGAAAGCCGTGGCATGGCGTACacgtttagagtgagtgagtgtgttggaaTATATAGTGGGAGGGAGAGTTAGGCTCCGTCCTTGTCTGAAAGTTGCTGACGTGAAGTAAGGTTAAAAACGACGAGAGAGCCTACTTTACTGTGTGATTTATGAACTGTTTTAGTTTCACCTTACCAGCTTGATATGGGAGAAAAGTCACATCAGTATGACACTCCTCAAATTTTCAGCAAGACCACACGGCTGGTTAGATGTGAAACTTGCAAGCCCTGTCAAAGCTTCCCTGCCCACAAAACATACTGACATACATGTAAAAATTTCAACCCGACAATCGGGCAGGTGAATTTAAGAATCTGGCAGCCTGTGCTGAAAATAACCTGTCCCGGGCGTTCGAGCAGGCAGGTATTTCGAGCACTTACTTTGGGCGCTTACATTTGTCAAGTTTAAACCAGTCTACAACAAACTATGAATTGGATTGTgagttactgagtgagtgagtgagtttacttttacgacgcactcagcaatgtcccagcaatatggtctgtaaacaatcgaatctggaccagacaatccagtgaaaaccaacaagagcatcgatctgcgcaattaggagccgatgacatgtttcaaccaagtcagcgagcttgaacaccgttagtcgcttcttacgaccagcatactcgccttttggagcaagcatgggttgctgagtaCCTGTTCTAAACCGGACCTTTACTGATATATACTCGATTGTAGTTTACACACATGTAGcatacagttgatttatttgagagGATGGTGACTGCAGTCGAAGTTTAAGATCACGATCTAAcagatttacaataattgtagggTGAAATCGTTTAACCAACGTGGGCGCTGGTGGACGTGgaattgtttgttagtttagTTGGTGTTgaacgccgcaatcagcaatattgcagttgTATGGcggaggtttgtaaataatagaatctggaccagacaatccagtgagtaaCAACATTAGTGTTGATCTACGAAGCTAGGATAGGATAACATCACTGTGTCAACCATGCCAGCGGGCTTGCCAACACGAActcagacaagcatgggttgccaacTTCTAAGGCCAAGCTGACTATGATACATGTGGCACTTGGATTATAAAAGGTGATAACACCAGTATACCCTTATGAAGGATGTGGTTCCTATTGTTATATTGTTATAGTTATACAACACACTAAGGTGACGTGACACGGTAGATAGGTATTACCACCAGGTATTATTAAATTGAATACCGCCTACAGGCTTGAGTGGAACATATGCTTATGACCATTATTCTTATCTTCACCGTGACGTAATATTCAGTTAGAGCACAGTATGAGTACACAAAGCCCTTTATAAAATAGTCAGGTGAAACAGATGTTATAACTGGGCGAAAGCTTTCTCATTAAAgtatacagattctagtacttttgttatgTTGAGTcacatccaggattcgaacccacactcatACAGTCTGTCAGTGATGATCAGATCTCTGTAAGCCCTATTATAGCATATGTCCGTACACAGTTGTTCTTTAGCATAGACAACATACAGCTATCATTGCAAGTCGCAAGATAGTAAATTCTCAAATCATACAGATATCCAATACCCTACCTCCCCAGTACAAAATTGGAGACACAGCAacccaaataaataaataaataaataaataaataaataaataaataaataaataaataaataaagaaaaaaaaaagaaaaaaacataaaatcaaCACACGCCACCCCACCCCTCAAGCCATACATTACAACCCTTCGTCATTATGTTCCCTTAATCTTCTAATGGAAAGGGTCGCCCCAGCTTATTTTATGTCAACGTTCTCAACATGTTTCAATAACTTGTAGTCTGTCATTCAACAATCATACACTTTCAAGTAGCATATCTTGAAAGAATGATAAGAAAAACAACACGTTTTACCGACAGTTAACTCCTTTACGTGTGTTTATGAACATAAACGTCATTAGCATGTTAAATGTAATACTTAGGATGGTTTTTTTCTAAGCAGGTATTCTATAATCCAAGGTTATATCTCAAACTGTGCAAAAGGCGTGTCTAGGTCATAAGAGGTTATATTCCTATTCAACGGACAAGTGAAATAATATATACACAGGTCTTTATATACACTGGAAACATGTATTTATTAAcatgttattattgttatttacttgacacacttttttccaaCGCTTTTAACGTTTTTCCAATGTAACACTGCTGaaaagggcggtggggtagccgagtggttaaagcgttcgctcgtcaccatTACTGATCAGGCTCGAGGACtaagttgacacatgttatcgtaacCCATCTGCGTAGACTAATGCTCATagtgtcaatcactgaattgtctggaccagacttgattCTGAACAGATGGtagcaatattgctgagggcggcttTAAACAATGAATAAACACATTAAGATGTGTGACCCTTAATACTCTGTCTGTCTCGAATAGGCGACAGACACAAGAGTCGTTCTGAACCTGATTGTGTGAATTAGAACTGTAACTAAACGAATCTTTGAACTTTCTTTTATGATTTGCCTACAGGAGACATCAgtatcgagtgagtgagtatggctgttagacatattccaacaatatcacggcagttgacgccagaaatgggcctcactcactgtacacatgtattgAATCGACCAAGGTCTTCAGCGTTGCGAGTGagcgctttaacctctagggtACTCCATCGCACTTTAGCAGTCTCGAATAAGGTCAAAGTCAGCCATTACCAGTAatatactttttttaaaaagtaggggaacctgaactttgaagtctggtaatgcatgtgtgtgtgtgtgtgtgtgtgtgtgtgggggggggggggggggggggggcattttTCCGATAagtttcttgcatctgtgcatagTAAGGTTTTCAgagtcaaatcacacactactgactgaaaattgtaaacctgaaattttcatgtcatactccagtcacctaacaagggggataactgaacgaacagctttgctttgaatgaaatccatgtggtgatgcattcccaaaacatccattattattgtatcaacattgattcagtgCCATATATCTctcaatttcgacaatcgtacaatGAGTACAAAGAGTATTTAATATACTTTCCTCAGGTTGTACTTCAGTATGAATGGGCGTGTTGTTTAATCGTTGTGAAAAGATATTTCTTTCCGTTGAGGCTTGGCAAAGTCACTGACCGAGTACACATTTTAATCTGTATAGGAGTATAGGACATTAATACTTAAATTTATCAATTCCGCATAAAAATGGCTTTTTAAGGAGGGTTTTaagcatttaaaaaatatttgaccACGAGCACCGTTACCGCAAGCTGATTTTTATATCGATAGCAAAATACGGTATGGACATTACCCATTGTCGGTGTTAATTTCGAAGCCCTTTTCGAATTTTAGGGAGCCTAACCCACTCTATTTTGTCATACGTATGAAAGTAACAATTTGAGGAAAAAGCGGAGGACACTTGCCATATCAACAAGTCCAAATGTTGTCGTATCAGTTTCACAATATGAATGGACAAACAAAAAcccctccaccaccaccaccaccaccaacaacaacaacagctcTCCCTAATACACTTAAATACTTCACAATGACATTATTCAAAGCTCACCTTTCCTGCATAAAACGAGTAGGTGTGATATGGCAGAGGATACATATGCACACGAAGTTGCAAGGAGTTCTGGCCGTAATGGTCCGCGAGCTGAAGCAAAGGTTCGTATATTGTTCTGCTGTCCGAACACAAAAGATTCAAGAACGCGTCCACCTTTACGGGGGCGTCTGCATTGCCTCCCCTGTAAACAAATCCTGGTTCGTCCTTAGGTATCCATATTTGTGCGACAACAGTCACCAACAGCGAGAGAAAGAGTTGGCTCTTCACAGCGTCCATGGTTGTCGAGGGCGGATGTGTAGTGCGAAGAGACGACTTCATCAGCTTATATACAAAGTGTTTTGCGACTTACCGTATAGTCTCGAAAATGCTTTCAATTGTCAGCCGAGTGTCTTCTGAAATCGTTTTCTTACGGACAATCAAATAATTGTTTGAATACTACCGTTTTGAAGTTTACTTCAACATGTCGTAAACCTGTGTAAGACTTAGTATGGGGTT
The window above is part of the Haliotis asinina isolate JCU_RB_2024 chromosome 1, JCU_Hal_asi_v2, whole genome shotgun sequence genome. Proteins encoded here:
- the LOC137275301 gene encoding uncharacterized protein; the protein is MRELSHERELRLKAEVERQQFRLDYYNYKLSFTMEQAELQEVKKTLEELTETRETQKKAEEEKRKKLEEELKQLKADHQLAVHELSTLQRHAASPTCQTPGKTQPSLHTVAPPVQPKKSHRPYTGRSKNNVPYDTINAKTDLLASGDNLIKAKVTTAKKNIIKNVTNYCKQGRIAAMKPIRGTKLVSVTKQTRKMR